One genomic segment of Pongo abelii isolate AG06213 chromosome 13, NHGRI_mPonAbe1-v2.0_pri, whole genome shotgun sequence includes these proteins:
- the LOC112134992 gene encoding thymosin beta-10, with translation MAHKLDLEEIASLDKAKLKAAEMQENTLPTKNTTEQEKRSEIS, from the coding sequence ATGGCACACAAACTGGACCTGGAGGAAATTGCCAGCTTGGATAAGGCCAAGCTGAAGGCCGCAGAGATGCAGGAAAACACTCTGCCAACCAAAAACACCACAGAGCAGGAGAAGCGGAGTGAAATTTCCTGA